The Candidatus Zixiibacteriota bacterium DNA segment CCAGCCCAGAGCCTCACCCTGTCCGCGGGTATGAATCGGGATGGCGCCTTTGACCGGCGAGAAGGTTTCCACGACGACCTTGCCCTGTCGGATAACAAAAAACTGATTGGCATCCTCTCCCTCGCGAAAAACGAACTGCCCCGAATTGAAAACGACATTGGTAGCGCATCCCACCAGCACCTTAAGATGCTTCAGGTCCAGACCCTGAAAGAATGGATGTCCGGCCAAGAGAGGTTCAAGGTTTTCCATGACTTTTCTCCTTCATTGAAACAGCGGAAGTGCCGACCAGGGCGCTTTCGCGAATGGCCCGGACCTCCTCCGTAATGTCAATTCCTACCGGGCACCAGGTAATACAGCGCCCGCATCCAACACAACCGGAAGTCCCGAACTGGTCAATCCAGTACGCCAGTTTGTGAGTCAGCCACTGGCGATAACGAGACTTACTCGAATTTCTTATACTGCCGCCATGAATATATGAATGATCCACGGTGAAGCAGGAATCCCATTTGCGGCGTCGTTCGGCCGTCGCCCCTTTCAGGTCGGTGTAATCTTCGACATTCATGCAGAAGCAGGTGGGGCAAACCATCGTGCAATTGCAGCAGCCCAGACACCGTTCGGCCACCTCATCCCACCGCGGATTCTCCAGATTGCGGAAAAGAAGCTGCTTTATCTCGGTAGTGTCCATGGTCTTGCCCATCTGTTTGGAGGCCTGGGCGATCGCCTTTTCGGCCGCCGCCGTGATTTCCTCGCCGGCCTTTTCGCAGGAGACTTCCGCGAGAATCTCGGCGCCCAATTCGGTGCCGATTTCGACCACAAAATGATGGTTTTTCCTGTCTATAATCTCTGTCAACGCCAGGTCAAATCCGGCGCCCGCCCTGGGGCCGGTCTTCATGGAAGCACAGAAGCAGTTCTCGCCGGCGCGGGTGCAGTTGACCGCCAGAATGAAGATATTCTTCCGGCGGGCCAGATAGAAAGGATCGACATATTCCCCTTCCGAAAAAACCTTGTCCTGGATGGCGATAGCCTGCAATTCACAGGCACGGACTCCCACCAGCGCCATTTTTGGAGGAGTCGTTTTTTCCGAGGAAATCTGAAATCCGGTAGAGCTCTTCTTGGCCTCCCAGAGTTTAATTTCGGGTGGAAAGAGATACTTTTTCCAGGACTGCGGGCCGACGACATACCCAAAGAGAGTAGGCTCATCCCGCTTTTTCAGGCGATATGTGCCGCCGCTCTGCTCGTCCGTCCAGCCGATGGGAAGCTCTTCGACGGAAGCCACTTCATCATAGACAATGGCCTTATCCCGGACTGTTGGTGCGGCGACTTTATATCCCCGTTTGCCCAAAGCATCAAGCAATTGCTGAAAATGAGACCTTTCCAGCAAGGCTTGGTCACCGATTTTTTGAGAAGTTTTTGCCATAAACCTCAATCCAGTAATTTAGAACTACAAATATCCTGTTTCTCTAACCCAATGTTACCAATCTGCAACTGGTTGGGTTTTCTAAATCCGAAGTCATGCTCGGCATTACTCATTGTGGGATATATAATAATATTTCCTCGGGCTGACAAGAGAAATTATAAACTTTGTGAAAAATTTCTCTTTTTAAAAAGCCAATGAACACTTGCTAAATATTTGACTGACAATTGCATTTTTATCCGGATCGAGGCAGGTAATGACAATATAATATATTGCTTT contains these protein-coding regions:
- a CDS encoding cyclic nucleotide-binding domain-containing protein, which encodes MENLEPLLAGHPFFQGLDLKHLKVLVGCATNVVFNSGQFVFREGEDANQFFVIRQGKVVVETFSPVKGAIPIHTRGQGEALGWSWLIPPYKWHFDARAYELTRAIALDGKCLREKCEADHEFGYEIMKRVARVIAERLEACRVQLLDVYGDQG
- a CDS encoding 4Fe-4S dicluster domain-containing protein yields the protein MAKTSQKIGDQALLERSHFQQLLDALGKRGYKVAAPTVRDKAIVYDEVASVEELPIGWTDEQSGGTYRLKKRDEPTLFGYVVGPQSWKKYLFPPEIKLWEAKKSSTGFQISSEKTTPPKMALVGVRACELQAIAIQDKVFSEGEYVDPFYLARRKNIFILAVNCTRAGENCFCASMKTGPRAGAGFDLALTEIIDRKNHHFVVEIGTELGAEILAEVSCEKAGEEITAAAEKAIAQASKQMGKTMDTTEIKQLLFRNLENPRWDEVAERCLGCCNCTMVCPTCFCMNVEDYTDLKGATAERRRKWDSCFTVDHSYIHGGSIRNSSKSRYRQWLTHKLAYWIDQFGTSGCVGCGRCITWCPVGIDITEEVRAIRESALVGTSAVSMKEKSHGKP